In the genome of Kozakia baliensis, the window GGTAGTAAAGGTGATACCCTGGCAAAGGGGGTGTGAATTTTGCCAGCATCTGCACCAGATCGCCGTGCTCCAGATCAGACTGCACCATGTCCAGCGGCAGGTACGCCAAACCATGCCCGTCCAGGGCGGCATCGCGGATAAGGTCGATGGTATTGAGCGTCATCTGCCCCTCCAGCCGCACCCGTGTTTCCCGACCGCCCCGCATCAGACGCCAGCCATTGACGGTCTGCGATGTCGGCAGCCGCAGATTGACCGCCTTATGCTCGACAAGCCGCGCTGGAGACGTTGGCACCGGATGGATGCGGAAATAATCCGGTGACCCGACAATGGCCATGGGGATATCCGGCCCGATCCGGACGGCAATCATGTCTTTCGCAATCTCGCCGCCCAACCGGATGCCGGCGTCGAAGCGATCCGCCACCACGTCTGCCAGTCCGTAATCAATGGTCACGTCCAT includes:
- a CDS encoding LysR family transcriptional regulator — protein: MRRDEIADLAAFVVVAEEGSFTKAARRLGIAQSGLSQIVRRTEERLGMRLLSRTTRSVAPTEAGERLLATLGPMLHDLDAAVASLGDLRDRPSGTIRVTTVEHAAKTILLPGVKQLLRDNPDIRMDVTIDYGLADVVADRFDAGIRLGGEIAKDMIAVRIGPDIPMAIVGSPDYFRIHPVPTSPARLVEHKAVNLRLPTSQTVNGWRLMRGGRETRVRLEGQMTLNTIDLIRDAALDGHGLAYLPLDMVQSDLEHGDLVQMLAKFTPPLPGYHLYYPNRRQAPVAFRLFVEALRYSQ